Proteins found in one Pseudomonadota bacterium genomic segment:
- the recR gene encoding recombination mediator RecR, producing MSVFSPRLAQLIEALRLLPGVGPKSAQRMAFYLLERNRDGAKALATALSTAVDTIGHCQSCRMFSENDLCPICSNERRDASMICVVETPADVLAIENAGFYQGRYFVLMGHLSPLDGIGPTELGLDLLEQRFAGPVSEVIIATNPTVEGEATAQYIAEIAPRHDVKASRIAHGVPMGGELEYVDGGTLSHAFSGRQTIHRDPVS from the coding sequence GTGAGTGTGTTTTCGCCTCGTCTGGCTCAACTGATCGAAGCCTTAAGGCTATTACCCGGCGTGGGTCCCAAGTCGGCCCAGCGCATGGCCTTTTACCTGCTCGAACGCAACCGAGATGGGGCCAAAGCGTTGGCCACGGCCTTGTCGACGGCTGTTGATACCATCGGTCATTGTCAGTCCTGCCGGATGTTCAGCGAGAACGATTTGTGTCCGATCTGTAGCAATGAGCGTCGGGATGCTTCCATGATCTGCGTGGTGGAGACGCCAGCAGACGTCTTGGCCATCGAGAATGCCGGATTTTATCAAGGGCGATATTTTGTGTTGATGGGGCATTTATCACCACTGGATGGCATTGGGCCGACCGAGCTTGGCCTGGATCTGTTGGAGCAGCGATTCGCTGGTCCGGTATCCGAAGTGATCATCGCCACCAATCCGACGGTCGAGGGTGAGGCGACAGCACAATACATCGCCGAGATCGCCCCCCGACATGACGTCAAAGCGTCGCGAATCGCGCATGGCGTCCCGATGGGGGGTGAACTGGAATATGTCGACGGCGGGACGCTGTCACACGCTTTCAGCGGAAGACAAACCATCCACCGCGATCCGGTTTCGTAA
- a CDS encoding 4a-hydroxytetrahydrobiopterin dehydratase, producing MTNFRNKRCKPCEGGVPPLDDATAREYLAQLDSGWTRSADGTRIQRTFKFRNYYQTTAFVNAVVWIAHQEDHHPDIAFTYNKADISYSTHAVGGLTENDFICAAKVDALIPKDE from the coding sequence ATGACCAACTTTCGAAACAAACGATGTAAACCCTGCGAAGGCGGCGTGCCACCATTGGACGACGCCACGGCTCGCGAATATCTGGCGCAGCTCGACAGCGGCTGGACGCGTAGTGCCGACGGTACGCGCATCCAACGGACATTCAAGTTTAGAAACTACTATCAAACCACCGCTTTCGTGAATGCCGTGGTGTGGATTGCACATCAGGAAGATCACCACCCCGACATCGCTTTTACGTACAACAAGGCGGATATCAGTTACTCAACGCATGCCGTGGGCGGATTGACGGAGAACGATTTCATCTGTGCGGCAAAGGTAGACGCCTTGATTCCGAAAGACGAGTAG
- a CDS encoding histidine triad nucleotide-binding protein, producing the protein MADCIFCKMLSGEIPAKVAYEDEDVFAFHDINPQAPTHILVIPRKHIPTINDLTPQDGELVGKLYLAARHIAQEVGIADRGFRTVMNCNLAAGQTVYHLHLHLLGGRQMTWPPG; encoded by the coding sequence ATGGCTGACTGTATTTTTTGCAAAATGCTAAGCGGTGAGATACCTGCCAAGGTGGCCTACGAAGATGAAGATGTGTTCGCCTTTCATGACATCAACCCCCAAGCGCCGACGCATATTCTGGTGATTCCGCGCAAACACATCCCAACGATCAACGATTTGACGCCCCAAGATGGCGAATTGGTGGGGAAACTGTACTTGGCCGCGCGACACATCGCGCAGGAAGTCGGCATCGCCGATCGAGGTTTTCGCACGGTCATGAACTGCAATTTGGCTGCAGGGCAAACGGTGTACCACCTTCATCTGCACCTGTTGGGCGGTCGGCAGATGACTTGGCCGCCGGGCTAA
- the dnaX gene encoding DNA polymerase III subunit gamma/tau, which produces MSYTVLARKWRPRSFAELVGQEHVARALSNGLEQQRLHHAFLFTGTRGVGKTTIARILAKCLNCEQGMTATPCGECAACQDVDAGRFIDLIEVDAASRTKVDDTRTLLDNVQYAPTRGRYKIYLIDEVHMLSTHSFNALLKTLEEPPEHVKFLLCTTDPRKLPITVLSRCLQFHLKRLPPDLIQTQLKKITDAENVSAEPQALALIAKSADGSMRDALSLLDQAIAFGAGRLVAEEVGSMLGAIDQTQVRGFLDALIRRDAKALRDLLTRLREQAVDYSGLLDEIASTLQQMAFIKTLGQGSDAVMESGLIDDLAAAISPEDIQVFYQLCLIGKRELPLAPDPAVGFEMTALRLFAFHPMKNTTQTHTASPSAPVAPKAPQPDPTSRRRIPGKGEQRQSAAERPDDLPQPMTKSPVGDAAGDDNWSSQLEKLRLGGMTQQLAMNSTLKSMQGDHIVLQLDQEFSQLQTPVAVERLQSALRTHFKRPNLALKIELATLESTPARVEAAARAQHELEAREAAEHDPNVQLLQEHMGAEVKRVKPID; this is translated from the coding sequence ATGAGTTATACGGTTCTTGCGCGCAAATGGCGTCCCCGCAGTTTTGCCGAATTGGTCGGGCAGGAGCATGTTGCGCGTGCCTTGTCCAACGGTCTGGAACAGCAGCGACTCCATCACGCTTTTCTATTCACCGGCACCCGTGGGGTGGGTAAAACCACCATTGCCCGCATCCTGGCCAAGTGTTTGAACTGTGAGCAGGGCATGACCGCCACACCGTGCGGCGAGTGTGCAGCCTGCCAGGATGTCGACGCGGGACGTTTTATCGATTTGATCGAAGTCGATGCGGCTTCCCGCACCAAAGTCGATGATACCCGGACGTTGCTTGACAACGTGCAGTACGCACCCACGCGGGGGCGCTACAAGATTTATCTCATCGACGAAGTGCACATGTTATCGACGCATTCTTTCAACGCGTTGTTGAAGACGTTGGAGGAACCCCCGGAACATGTGAAGTTTCTGCTTTGTACGACAGACCCCCGTAAGTTACCCATCACGGTACTCTCGCGGTGTCTTCAGTTTCATCTCAAACGACTACCGCCCGATCTTATTCAAACGCAGCTCAAGAAAATCACTGATGCAGAAAACGTTTCAGCCGAGCCGCAGGCTTTGGCGCTGATTGCCAAATCGGCCGATGGCAGCATGCGTGATGCATTGAGTCTGCTCGATCAGGCCATCGCCTTCGGCGCCGGAAGGCTGGTGGCGGAAGAGGTGGGCAGCATGTTGGGGGCGATTGACCAAACGCAGGTCCGCGGATTTCTGGACGCACTGATCCGGCGCGATGCGAAAGCTTTGCGCGATTTGTTGACGCGGCTGCGCGAACAAGCCGTTGACTATTCCGGTCTGCTGGACGAAATCGCCAGTACGCTCCAGCAAATGGCGTTTATTAAAACACTGGGTCAAGGTTCGGATGCTGTAATGGAATCGGGCCTGATTGACGATCTGGCAGCGGCTATTTCGCCGGAAGATATTCAAGTCTTCTATCAACTCTGTCTGATCGGAAAGCGTGAGTTGCCGCTCGCGCCTGACCCTGCTGTGGGTTTCGAAATGACGGCCCTTCGCTTGTTCGCTTTTCACCCGATGAAGAACACGACGCAGACACACACCGCGTCGCCATCGGCTCCGGTTGCGCCCAAGGCGCCCCAGCCAGACCCCACTTCCAGACGGCGTATCCCGGGCAAGGGCGAACAACGTCAGTCGGCTGCTGAGCGACCCGACGACCTACCGCAACCGATGACCAAGTCTCCAGTAGGAGATGCCGCCGGCGATGACAACTGGTCATCGCAGCTCGAAAAACTGCGGTTGGGGGGCATGACCCAGCAGTTGGCGATGAACAGCACCTTGAAATCGATGCAAGGCGATCACATCGTTCTTCAACTGGATCAGGAATTTTCGCAGCTGCAGACCCCGGTCGCAGTGGAGCGCTTACAGTCGGCGCTACGGACGCACTTCAAACGACCAAACCTGGCTTTGAAAATTGAACTGGCTACGCTGGAGTCGACACCGGCTCGCGTCGAAGCCGCCGCCCGTGCGCAGCACGAACTGGAAGCCCGGGAGGCGGCGGAACACGACCCCAACGTTCAGCTGTTGCAAGAACACATGGGTGCGGAAGTAAAACGGGTAAAACCCATCGATTAG
- the rsgA gene encoding ribosome small subunit-dependent GTPase A, with the protein MAPVQNSGATNRARVVVNFGAELLIETTQGELIRAKPRRGATLPVCGDWVSYQMADTQTARIDSIEPRASALYRPQGRHRKRVMAANVNQLLVVIAPEPAPDAFLIDRYLVAAEVEGISARLVLNKWDLVTSEQAPYYESLLNEYESLGYAVHRVSVPREIGLQRLKEAIDEHLSILVGQSGVGKSSLTRILIASSEVKVGALSEATGTGQHTTTATTLYHVPSGGDILDSPGVRDFKLWTMPISDIAQGFIEFCSQRPCRFHNCTHRDEPECGIRDAAQSGDISPRRYESYLRLVRELT; encoded by the coding sequence ATGGCGCCAGTGCAAAACTCGGGGGCGACCAACCGGGCACGGGTGGTTGTCAACTTTGGCGCCGAATTACTGATCGAGACCACCCAAGGTGAATTGATACGCGCCAAGCCACGCAGAGGCGCGACGCTGCCGGTGTGTGGCGACTGGGTGAGCTACCAAATGGCGGATACACAAACCGCCCGAATCGACTCCATCGAGCCCCGTGCGAGCGCACTCTATCGCCCCCAGGGGCGTCATCGGAAACGCGTCATGGCCGCCAATGTCAACCAACTGTTGGTGGTGATTGCGCCAGAGCCGGCCCCGGATGCATTTCTGATCGACCGCTATCTGGTTGCCGCGGAAGTGGAAGGCATCAGTGCGCGGCTCGTCCTGAACAAATGGGATCTTGTGACCTCGGAGCAAGCTCCATACTACGAGTCGCTGCTGAATGAATACGAATCATTGGGGTACGCCGTCCACAGGGTCTCCGTACCCAGAGAGATCGGTCTGCAGAGGCTCAAAGAAGCGATCGACGAACATCTCAGCATTCTGGTGGGACAATCGGGTGTCGGTAAGTCCAGCTTGACCCGCATACTGATTGCCAGCAGCGAGGTGAAGGTCGGCGCTTTGTCCGAGGCCACGGGGACCGGTCAGCACACCACCACTGCTACCACTCTGTATCACGTTCCGAGCGGTGGCGATATTCTGGACTCTCCGGGAGTCCGGGACTTTAAGCTTTGGACCATGCCCATCTCGGACATTGCTCAGGGGTTTATTGAATTCTGCTCCCAACGTCCTTGTCGATTTCACAACTGCACCCACCGCGACGAGCCGGAATGTGGCATACGGGATGCCGCGCAATCCGGGGACATATCACCCCGCCGTTATGAGAGTTACCTGCGCTTGGTACGCGAGCTAACCTGA
- a CDS encoding PhoH family protein, which produces MHDPTALFRFEEHAVYIPMVVLEELDAAKKGMSELARNVRQVSRFLDDLIRGKGREEISDGIDLSQSPLTGNGFTVGGGRLFFQTEPLLAELPGNLPGNKPDNSILATVMGLQAQHPDSRVTLVSKDINLRIKATVMGIDAEDYYNDQVLDDVNLLYTGWEALPPDFWDTHSKDMDSWHEEGRTFYRVNGPGCGGWFPNQCLYLEGDQGFEAVVREAGEDQVTIEMLRDYRQQNPVWGIHARNREQNFALNLLMDPDVDFVTLLGSAGTGKTLLALAAGLTQCLEMNRFREIIMTRVTIPVGEDIGFLPGTEEEKMTPWMGALMDNLEVLTHTDQAGEWGRAATNDLLSHRVKIRSLNFMRGRTFLDRYIIVDEAQNLTAKQMKTLITRAGPGTKIVCLGNIAQIDTPYLTETSSGLTYVVDHFRSWSHSGHITLLRGERSRLADFASDAL; this is translated from the coding sequence ATGCACGATCCCACAGCGCTGTTTCGTTTCGAAGAGCACGCTGTGTATATCCCCATGGTGGTACTCGAAGAACTCGACGCCGCCAAGAAAGGCATGTCTGAATTGGCGCGCAACGTCCGCCAGGTCAGTCGCTTCCTGGACGATTTGATCCGCGGCAAGGGGCGAGAAGAAATCAGCGACGGGATCGATCTCAGCCAATCACCGCTCACCGGCAACGGCTTTACGGTGGGCGGCGGGCGGTTGTTTTTTCAAACCGAACCCTTACTCGCGGAGTTACCGGGAAACCTGCCGGGCAACAAGCCGGACAATAGCATTCTCGCGACCGTGATGGGTCTTCAGGCGCAGCATCCCGACAGCCGCGTGACGCTGGTCTCGAAAGACATCAATTTGCGCATCAAAGCCACGGTGATGGGGATCGACGCCGAAGACTACTACAACGATCAGGTGCTGGACGACGTCAATTTGCTGTACACCGGCTGGGAAGCTTTGCCGCCGGATTTCTGGGATACGCACAGCAAGGACATGGATTCCTGGCATGAGGAAGGACGGACCTTCTATCGCGTTAACGGTCCCGGGTGTGGCGGATGGTTCCCTAACCAATGTCTATATCTGGAGGGTGACCAAGGGTTCGAAGCTGTGGTCCGCGAGGCTGGCGAAGATCAGGTCACCATCGAGATGCTCCGGGATTATCGTCAACAAAATCCGGTCTGGGGCATTCATGCGCGAAATCGAGAGCAGAACTTCGCCTTGAATCTGCTGATGGACCCCGATGTGGACTTCGTCACCCTGCTCGGCTCGGCCGGCACGGGAAAGACCCTTCTGGCCTTGGCCGCCGGTCTCACACAATGTCTGGAGATGAATCGTTTCCGCGAAATCATCATGACCCGGGTTACCATTCCAGTAGGAGAAGATATCGGCTTTCTACCGGGCACGGAAGAAGAAAAAATGACGCCGTGGATGGGTGCGTTGATGGATAACTTGGAAGTGCTCACTCACACCGATCAAGCCGGGGAATGGGGACGGGCGGCGACCAACGACCTGCTCAGCCATCGAGTGAAAATCCGGTCGCTGAATTTTATGCGGGGGCGTACTTTTCTCGACCGCTACATCATCGTCGACGAAGCGCAAAACCTGACTGCCAAACAGATGAAAACCTTGATTACCCGCGCCGGACCAGGGACCAAAATCGTCTGTTTGGGCAACATCGCTCAGATCGACACGCCCTATCTGACCGAAACCAGTTCAGGACTCACCTACGTGGTGGATCATTTTCGCAGTTGGTCCCACAGCGGACATATCACCTTGCTGCGGGGCGAAAGATCACGCTTGGCAGATTTCGCCTCTGACGCACTTTGA
- a CDS encoding EAL domain-containing protein, translating into MYEATFELAPEAMALIDIDRALVVKGNARARQLLQAEKGSDWPEPPLYSLFPKFQPDGSLSRSHVARVFETALDGRTQILSCWLKDLTGRIFPSEVRLVKLPVSGRELLQATIRDVSEQYREETLRSGENKILASISSPTPLADVLDQINQLVEEVVARSISSIVLVSEDGGYMIHGSAPYLPDEYNQVVDGTAVGPAVGSCGTAIFRRERVVVTDIRSDPLWADYQELAELARVRACWSTPVIAADGRVLASFAVYFREPKSPTADELALLDRLGHLVRIAIERVRSAEALQRSVTLYEATFEQAGVGISHLSTDGRWLHSNQKMREITGFDDAELLAKHIQEITHSDDTPALLDALATLARKPQTRYHAEIRCYKKTGETVWVNLALTPISSLDGQSAHYICVMEDISEQHRLSEQLSYQASHDAVTGLINRYEFENRLRKILQNASAAPNQAALCYLDLDQFKLVNDTVGHIAGDELLRQLSRELTQIIPGSATLARLGGDEFGVILRDYPLNEAVELAEQLRETVAEFRFNWDSKNFRLGASIGVVAISEPEFTSVTDVLRAADAACYTAKDQGRNRVCVYRSDDSDIFQRHGEMEWVQRLTRALDHNLFVLEAQPIVTTDQPSGDPHHYELLIRLRDGNDLIPPGAFLPAAERYAMSPHIDRWVLNNALNWLERYPHAIPLSGFMTINLSGVTVGDPRFHDFLRDAMRERIQLARKICFEITETAAISNLAIATQLIDALRKLGCSFALDDFGSGLSSFGYLKTLPVDYLKIDGLFVKDIGDDPLDRAIVRSINEIGHVMGKKTIAEFVESAEILNHLQQIGVDYAQGYHTGRPKPLIQLAPAEHRNR; encoded by the coding sequence TTGTACGAAGCGACGTTTGAGCTGGCACCGGAAGCGATGGCGCTGATCGATATCGATCGTGCCCTGGTGGTCAAAGGCAACGCCCGTGCGCGGCAGTTGTTGCAGGCCGAGAAAGGCTCGGATTGGCCGGAACCACCGCTTTACTCGCTATTCCCTAAATTCCAACCGGACGGCAGCTTGTCCAGAAGCCATGTGGCACGGGTGTTCGAAACCGCGCTCGACGGACGCACTCAAATACTGAGTTGCTGGCTAAAAGATCTCACCGGACGAATTTTCCCGAGCGAAGTACGCTTGGTGAAACTCCCTGTTTCCGGCCGCGAATTACTTCAAGCGACGATCCGTGATGTTTCTGAACAATATCGCGAGGAAACGCTGCGTTCGGGTGAAAATAAAATTCTCGCCAGCATTTCTTCGCCCACGCCATTGGCTGATGTGTTAGATCAGATCAATCAGTTGGTAGAAGAAGTCGTCGCGCGATCAATTTCTTCAATCGTGCTGGTCTCCGAGGACGGAGGCTACATGATTCATGGCTCGGCGCCCTACCTCCCTGACGAATACAATCAAGTCGTGGACGGCACGGCAGTCGGCCCCGCCGTCGGTTCGTGCGGAACAGCGATCTTTCGGCGAGAGCGGGTGGTGGTTACCGACATCCGTTCGGACCCGCTCTGGGCGGACTATCAAGAGCTCGCCGAGCTGGCCCGTGTGCGGGCGTGCTGGTCGACACCGGTTATCGCCGCCGATGGTCGAGTTCTGGCCAGCTTTGCGGTGTATTTTCGCGAACCCAAATCGCCAACCGCAGACGAACTGGCGCTCCTCGATCGCCTGGGACATCTGGTTCGAATCGCGATCGAGCGGGTTCGCTCGGCCGAGGCCTTACAGCGAAGCGTCACCCTTTACGAAGCGACCTTCGAACAAGCCGGCGTGGGAATCTCCCACCTGAGCACCGATGGTCGATGGTTGCACAGCAACCAAAAGATGCGCGAGATCACCGGCTTCGACGACGCCGAACTTCTGGCCAAACACATTCAGGAAATTACGCATTCCGACGACACCCCGGCACTACTGGACGCGCTCGCTACCCTGGCACGTAAGCCACAAACCCGTTATCACGCTGAGATTCGCTGCTACAAAAAAACGGGGGAAACGGTTTGGGTAAATCTTGCGCTAACGCCGATCAGCAGCCTGGATGGGCAGAGCGCCCACTACATCTGTGTGATGGAAGACATCTCCGAGCAACACCGCCTCTCCGAGCAACTGTCCTACCAGGCAAGCCACGACGCGGTCACCGGACTCATCAATCGATACGAGTTTGAGAATCGACTACGAAAAATCCTGCAAAATGCCTCCGCCGCTCCTAACCAGGCGGCCTTGTGCTATCTGGATTTGGATCAGTTCAAACTGGTCAATGACACGGTGGGTCACATTGCCGGCGACGAACTGTTACGGCAACTCAGCCGGGAGTTGACCCAAATCATCCCTGGCAGTGCCACGCTCGCTCGTCTCGGCGGTGACGAGTTTGGGGTCATCCTCCGGGATTACCCACTCAACGAAGCAGTGGAACTCGCCGAGCAACTGCGCGAAACGGTTGCGGAATTCCGCTTCAATTGGGACAGCAAAAACTTTCGTCTCGGCGCCAGTATTGGCGTGGTTGCGATTTCAGAACCCGAGTTCACCAGCGTCACCGACGTTCTTCGAGCAGCCGATGCCGCTTGCTACACCGCAAAGGATCAAGGCCGGAACCGAGTTTGTGTTTATCGGTCTGACGATAGCGACATTTTCCAGCGTCACGGTGAGATGGAGTGGGTGCAGCGCCTGACGCGGGCGCTGGATCATAACCTGTTCGTACTGGAAGCGCAGCCGATTGTGACAACCGATCAGCCGTCCGGAGATCCCCACCACTACGAATTGCTGATCCGGCTGCGCGACGGCAACGACCTGATTCCGCCCGGTGCATTTCTTCCAGCCGCCGAGCGCTATGCGATGTCGCCCCATATTGATCGCTGGGTTCTAAACAACGCGCTTAACTGGTTGGAGCGTTATCCCCACGCGATACCGCTGAGCGGATTCATGACCATCAATCTGTCTGGCGTGACGGTGGGCGATCCGAGATTTCACGATTTCCTGAGGGACGCCATGCGTGAGCGGATTCAACTGGCGCGGAAGATCTGTTTTGAGATTACCGAAACGGCCGCCATATCGAATTTGGCCATCGCGACCCAGTTGATCGACGCCCTACGAAAGCTCGGCTGTTCTTTTGCTTTGGACGATTTTGGCAGTGGCTTGTCTTCGTTCGGTTACTTGAAAACCCTTCCGGTCGACTACCTTAAAATTGATGGTTTGTTCGTCAAAGATATCGGGGACGATCCTCTGGACCGCGCGATTGTCCGGTCGATCAATGAAATCGGCCATGTGATGGGCAAGAAGACCATTGCGGAATTCGTCGAATCGGCGGAGATTCTGAACCATCTTCAACAAATCGGCGTCGACTACGCACAGGGCTATCACACTGGGCGCCCAAAACCGCTCATCCAGCTCGCTCCGGCGGAACACCGCAACCGCTAA
- a CDS encoding peroxiredoxin, translating into MSQIDVGDQLPSFSVTATGGQTITEENLKGKFTVIYFYPKDNTPGCTTEGQEFRDLHDQFQALNSQVFGVSRDSIKSHENFKTKQMFPFDLLSDPDEVLCQVFDVIREKNMYGKKVLGIERSTFLINPEGAVAQIWRKVKAKGHAKEVLDTIADINT; encoded by the coding sequence ATGAGCCAAATCGATGTCGGAGATCAACTACCCTCGTTTTCCGTCACCGCCACCGGCGGACAAACCATCACGGAAGAGAATCTGAAAGGAAAATTCACCGTGATTTATTTCTACCCCAAGGACAACACCCCTGGCTGCACCACGGAAGGACAAGAATTCCGCGACCTGCATGATCAGTTCCAGGCGCTCAACAGCCAAGTCTTTGGCGTCAGCCGCGACAGTATAAAATCACACGAGAACTTCAAGACCAAACAGATGTTCCCGTTCGATCTGTTGTCGGATCCCGACGAGGTGCTTTGCCAGGTGTTCGATGTCATCCGTGAAAAGAACATGTACGGGAAGAAGGTGCTCGGTATTGAGCGCAGCACCTTTCTCATCAACCCCGAAGGCGCCGTCGCGCAGATCTGGCGTAAGGTAAAAGCCAAAGGTCACGCCAAGGAGGTGCTCGACACCATCGCTGATATCAATACCTAG
- a CDS encoding YbaB/EbfC family nucleoid-associated protein, protein MSSPFDKLFKQAQQMGQDMQQAAKDLYNLEVTGEAAGGLVEVVINARREVRRVQIDDSVMDDKSMLEDLIAAAFNDAVHKADKMLSQKVGGMARGFGGPSGS, encoded by the coding sequence ATGAGTAGCCCTTTTGACAAATTGTTCAAGCAAGCCCAGCAGATGGGCCAAGACATGCAGCAGGCAGCCAAAGATCTCTATAACCTGGAAGTCACCGGCGAAGCGGCTGGCGGACTGGTCGAGGTGGTGATCAACGCCCGCCGAGAAGTGCGTCGAGTCCAAATCGACGACAGCGTGATGGACGACAAGTCGATGCTGGAGGATTTGATTGCCGCTGCCTTTAACGACGCCGTCCATAAGGCGGACAAGATGCTCAGTCAGAAGGTCGGTGGTATGGCCCGCGGGTTTGGCGGACCCAGTGGGAGCTAG
- a CDS encoding pyridoxamine 5'-phosphate oxidase family protein, producing the protein MGKKFDTINERLKAFIEAQKIFFVATAAWDGRVNVSPKGCDSLRILNGNRLIWLNLTGSGNETAAHVQENPRMTLMFTAFSGNPLIVRLYGQAECVHAYDAKWSELYPLFPEIPGARQIFDVTVDFVQSSCGFAVPYFDYVSERDQLTKWADKKGESGIREYWRERNTHSIDGKPTYVLEAKDEPPLSD; encoded by the coding sequence ATGGGAAAGAAATTCGACACCATCAACGAGCGGCTGAAAGCTTTTATCGAAGCGCAAAAAATATTCTTTGTCGCTACCGCCGCTTGGGACGGGCGGGTCAACGTCTCGCCCAAAGGCTGCGATTCGCTCAGGATTCTCAACGGAAATCGATTGATCTGGCTTAATCTGACGGGTAGCGGAAACGAAACCGCAGCTCATGTGCAAGAAAACCCTCGGATGACGCTCATGTTTACCGCGTTTAGCGGCAACCCACTGATCGTTCGCCTGTACGGACAGGCCGAATGTGTACACGCCTACGACGCGAAGTGGTCCGAGCTCTATCCTTTATTCCCAGAGATACCCGGCGCACGGCAGATATTTGACGTTACGGTTGATTTCGTCCAATCGTCATGCGGTTTCGCCGTACCCTACTTCGACTACGTTTCCGAGCGCGACCAGTTAACGAAATGGGCCGACAAGAAAGGCGAGTCGGGTATTCGGGAATATTGGCGTGAACGGAATACTCATAGTATTGACGGGAAGCCAACGTACGTTTTGGAAGCCAAAGACGAACCCCCACTATCCGATTAG
- the dapA gene encoding 4-hydroxy-tetrahydrodipicolinate synthase, translating into MIQGSIVALVTPMHADGGVDWDGLARLVEFHIENHTDAIVSVGTTGESATLNFVEHLEVIRRTVELVKGRIPVIGGTGANSTTEAIELTRGAKEAGVDACLLVCPYYIKPTQEGIYRHHRAVAEAVAVPQILYNVPGRTAVDMKPETIVRLSQVAHIFGVKEATGDISRVGEILSRSRDGFIVYSGDDATAAEAILSGAKGDISVTANVAPRSMHDLCAAAMTGDRETAMGIDQSLRGLHRDLFVEPSPIPVKWALHKMGLIEEGIRLPLTPLTAESRPKVVAALQQAGIEV; encoded by the coding sequence ATGATTCAAGGCAGCATCGTCGCATTGGTCACACCCATGCACGCCGATGGCGGTGTGGATTGGGATGGCTTGGCGCGACTGGTCGAATTTCACATAGAAAACCACACCGATGCAATTGTCTCGGTCGGTACGACTGGAGAGTCCGCCACGCTCAATTTCGTTGAACACCTGGAGGTGATCCGGCGAACAGTCGAACTGGTGAAGGGACGAATACCCGTCATCGGCGGAACCGGCGCCAATTCGACCACCGAGGCCATCGAATTGACGCGGGGTGCGAAAGAAGCCGGTGTGGACGCCTGCTTGCTGGTCTGCCCGTATTACATCAAACCGACCCAGGAAGGCATCTATCGCCATCATCGGGCGGTCGCCGAAGCGGTCGCGGTCCCGCAAATACTGTACAACGTGCCCGGCCGCACCGCCGTGGATATGAAGCCTGAGACCATTGTCCGCCTGTCGCAGGTCGCCCATATCTTCGGTGTCAAAGAAGCCACCGGAGACATCTCGCGTGTCGGGGAAATTCTGAGTCGCAGTCGTGATGGTTTCATCGTGTACTCCGGTGACGATGCGACGGCGGCCGAGGCCATATTGTCCGGCGCGAAAGGCGATATTTCCGTCACGGCCAACGTGGCGCCCCGGTCGATGCACGATCTTTGCGCTGCGGCCATGACCGGTGATCGGGAGACCGCAATGGGTATTGATCAATCACTGCGGGGGCTTCACCGGGATTTGTTCGTCGAACCCAGCCCCATTCCGGTGAAATGGGCCTTACACAAAATGGGGCTGATCGAAGAGGGAATCAGATTGCCCTTAACGCCGTTGACCGCGGAATCCCGACCTAAAGTCGTGGCGGCATTACAACAAGCTGGAATTGAAGTGTGA